In a genomic window of Salvelinus sp. IW2-2015 unplaced genomic scaffold, ASM291031v2 Un_scaffold1535, whole genome shotgun sequence:
- the znf526 gene encoding zinc finger protein 574 → MDDQQEDSEGMYDMQHQYMCSECHQLFNTLEEVLMHQQIHTGQEGEEGEAGEAMAIQGISEYGDSQYQCLECGALIRNPDELLLHQELHMREAGLETEDHELCEVLETDEAGTEGQVSGPVQYQCLDCLALFDSPEVWLAHRQTHSKSSTHSATETEYVLQPDGTVTPLVSVQNFVLSEQQAGEILAQVLAQQQQQHQSAPQPSTPSRATFLPPVSPLPGSATMRLQICSAQALADGSSTPGLRRAKLLPPLLTPLGVGSVGKLVVPENGLQRLEVALSAVRVEKEQQGEVVIFHPYECSECALLFQTPEDFLQHQGEHFLAQEKESGEDGVMMGYEEDRGGEEERGEENGGRVAEERGKGTGRRALAKRSRNTPLCLHCNQCQRTFTSANRLAAHRRVHEHGTYECRECDKVFKKAXSLQTHMRSHSGEARYLCVDCGHGFNTEMTLIIHRKSHTAEPLHRCEHCAKTFTNMTKFLYHRRTHTTKAATTTLTPVVLVPAAPRRMSLSALSILQRARALRGGGEGSPMETEGDEENLMAPLTEAEMEIGESGEDTASSSLSRAEGGKENGVDVERAPGGSGESQPGEHTADPGSSTDPNPSGPAGPRGAFPCPSCPQAFPSLLRLVKHRHTAHISERHFKCSVCTKTFKKQMHLRNHLRIHTGERPFQCSDCGKTFSSLANLSRHNLTHSGVRPYRCDICHRTFTQSSNLRQHRLLHANLPPWPCPDCPATFVRPAKLAAHRYTVHPGAPAPFSCPHCQAGFXHRRKRDRHCQEVHPTEAQADREGGLESQPQVCPDXEPHSEPSTSEDTGTTSIMRGGLDCTVCXKKLNSAANWRLHQLSHGLVPGRSCGGAVARGKSHQCLTCGKLFVSSSGVTLHQRIHTGERPFPCNLCGKRFRQNTHLREHLRTHTGERPFRCEICDKGFVQSMHLAEHRRTHTGERPHACLVCGKAFKSFSNLRNHRKTHARQQRQEEAAAAQVAMETSTAVALVEASQVELANGQPQLIHIQTSTLQQTQGTPTIMCNEFGETIAIIETSEGGTLPLAEAIEIYHTALENSLGMDSITVDSLQLI, encoded by the exons ATGGATGACCAGCAGGAGGACTCAGAGGGMATGTACGACATGCAGCACCAGTACATGTGCAGCGAGTGCCACCAGCTCTTCAACACCCTAGAAGAAGTGCTGATGCACCAGCAGATCCACACAGggcaggagggagaagagggggaggctgGGGAGGCCATGGCCATCCAGGGCATCTCAGAGTATGGGGACAGCCAGTACCAGTGCCTGGAGTGTGGTGCCCTCATCAGGAACCCAGATGAACTGCTACTGCACCAGGAGCTGCACATGAGAGAGGCAGGGTTGGAGACAGAGGACCATg AACTGTGTGAGGTGTTGGAGACAGACGAGGCAGGGACAGAGGGCCAGGTGTCGGGGCCTGTCCAGTACCAGTGTCTAGACTGCCTGGCCCTGTTTGACTCTCCAGAGGTGTGGCTGGCCCACAGACAGACCCACAGCAAGAGCAGCACACACAGTGCCACAGAGACT gagtATGTGCTGCAGCCCGATGGTACTGTGACACCCTTGGTCAGTGTTCAGAACTTTGTCTTGAGTGAACAACAAGCTGGGGAGATCTTAGCACAG GTCCTagcccaacaacaacaacagcatcaGTCTGCCCCCCAGCCCTCGACCCCCTCCCGGGCCACCTTCCTACCCCCCGTCTCCCCCCTTCCCGGCTCGGCCACAATGCGTCTCCAGATCTGCAGTGCCCAGGCCCTGGCCGATGGCTCCAGTACCCCCGGCCTACGGCGCGCCAAGCTGCTGCCCCCTCTGCTCACTCCTCTAGGGGTGGGCTCGGTAGGAAAGCTGGTGGTTCCAGAGAACGGCCTCCAGAGACTGGAGGTGGCGCTGTCTGCTGTCCGGGTGGAGAAAGAGCAGCAGGGGGAGGTGGTGATCTTCCACCCCTATGAGTGCTCCGAGTGTGCCCTCCTCTTCCAGACCCCAGAGGACTTCCTGCAACACCAGGGGGAGCACTTCCTGGCCCAGGAGAAGGAGAGCGGTGAGGACGGTGTGATGATGGGATACgaggaggacagagggggggaggaggagagaggggaggagaatgggGGGAGGgtggcagaggagagggggaagggaacgGGGAGACGCGCCCTGGCTAAAAGATCTAGAAACACACCGCTATGCCTGCACTGCAACCAATGCCAGCGTACCTTCACGTCAGCTAATCGGCTGGCGGCACACAGGCGCGTGCACGAGCATGGCACATACGAGTGYCGGGAGTGCGACAAGGTGTTTAAGAAGGCSAYGTCACTGCAGACACACATGCGCTCTCACTCCGGGGAGGCTCGGTATCTGTGTGTGGACTGTGGTCACGGCTTCAACACCGAGATGACCCTCATCATACACAG GAAGTCTCACACAGCAGAGCCGCTCCACAGGTGTGARCACTGTGCCAAGACCTTCACCAATATGACCAAGTTCCTGTACCACCGtagaacacacaccaccaaaGCAGCCACCACTACACTTACCCCCGTCGTCCTG GTCCCAGCGGCCCCCAGGAGGATGTCCCTGTCAGCCCTGTCCATCCTTCAGAGAGCCCGGGCTCTGAGGGGCGGGGGTGAGGGCAGCCCCATGGAGACGGAGGGGGACGAGGAGAACCTAATGGCCCCCCTTACMGAGGCTGAGATGGAGATAGGCGAGTCGGGGGAGGACACTGCCTCCAGCTCTCTGAGCAGggcagagggaggaaaggagaatgGGGTGGATGTGGAGAGGGCACCAGGGGGCAGTGGAGAATCCCAACCGGGGGAACATACTGCTGATCCTGGTTCCTCTACTGACCCTAACCCCTCTGGTCCAGCTGGCCCCCGGGGCGCGTTCCCCTGCCCCTCCTGCCCTCAGGCTTTCCCCTCCCTGCTCCGCCTGGTCAAACACCGCCATACGGCCCACATCTCCGAGCGACACTTCAAGTGCTCCGTGTGCACCAAGACCTTCAAGAAGCAGATGCACCTACGCAACCACCTGCGTATACACACCGGCGAGCGGCCCTTCCAGTGCTCAGACTGCGGMAAGACCTTCTCGTCCCTGGCCAACCTGTCTCGCCACAACCTCACCCACTCTGGCGTGCGCCCCTACCGCTGCGACATCTGCCACCGGACATTCACCCAGTCATCCAACCTCCGGCAGCACCGCCTACTCCATGCCAACCTCCCTCCCTGGCCCTGCCCGGACTGCCCCGCCACCTTCGTACGGCCGGCCAAGCTAGCCGCCCACCGCTACACTGTTCACCCGGGGGCCCCGGCCCCRTTCTCCTGCCCYCACTGCCAGGCTGGCTTCCYGcacaggaggaagagagaccGCCACTGTCAGGAGGTCCACCCCACTGAGgcccaggcagacagagagggagggttaGAGAGCCAGCCCCAAGTGTGCCCTGACRGGGAGCCCCACTCAGAGCCCTCCACCTCAGAAGACACAGGGACCACCAGCATCATGAGAGGGGGCCTGGACTGCACTGTGTGTRGRAAGAAGCTCAACTCTGCAGCCAACTGGCGTCTGCATCAGCTGAGCCACGGCCTGGTTCCTGGTCGGTCCTGTGGTGGTGCAGTGGCCAGGGGTAAATCCCACCAGTGCCTAACCTGCGGTAAGCTGTTTGTCTCCTCCTCTGGYGTGACCTTGCATCAGCGCATCCACACAGGAGAGCGCCCCTTCCCCTGCAACCTGTGTGGCAAGCGYTTCCGGCAGAACACGCACCTGCGAGAGCACCTGCGCACGCAYACRGGGGAGCGGCCGTTCCGCTGCGAAATATGTGACAAGGGCTTTGTCCAGAGCATGCACCTGGCGGAGCACCGGCGTACGCACACGGGGGAGCGCCCCCACGCCTGTCTGGTGTGTGGCAAGGCCTTCAAGTCCTTCTCCAACCTGCGGAACCACAGGAAGACCCACGCACGCCAGCAGAGGCAGGAGGAGGCGGCTGCAGCACAGGTTGCCATGGAGACCAGCACCGCTGTGGCGCTAGTGGAGGCATCCCAAGTGGAACTGGCCAATGGGCAGCCTCAGCTGATCCACATACAGACGTCGACCCTACAGCAG ACCCAGGGTACTCCCACCATCATGTGTAATGAGTTTGGGGAGACCATCGCCATCATAGAGACCAGTGAGGGAGGAACCCTACCCCTGGCTGAGGCTATAGAGATCTACCACACAGCCCTGGAGAACAGTCTGGGGATGGACTCCATCACTGTAGACAGCCTACAGCTCATCTAA